The proteins below come from a single Nitrospirota bacterium genomic window:
- a CDS encoding MOSC domain-containing protein yields the protein SGLDWDQVRPGVRLTIGPEVQLEVTSYTTPCSHNGRWFRDEDISRISQKLNPGWSRVYAKVLRGGVVRPGDAVTINKG from the coding sequence GTCAGGATTGGACTGGGACCAGGTGCGTCCCGGCGTCAGGTTAACCATCGGCCCGGAGGTCCAACTCGAGGTGACGAGCTATACGACGCCCTGCAGCCACAATGGGCGATGGTTTCGGGATGAGGACATTTCGCGTATTTCCCAGAAGCTCAATCCCGGTTGGAGTCGTGTCTATGCGAAAGTGCTGCGCGGGGGCGTGGTACGGCCAGGAGATGCTGTCACGATAAACAAAGGTTAA